The following is a genomic window from Lusitaniella coriacea LEGE 07157.
GTCGAACCGTCCAATCCAGAAGAAACCATCGTTCAATATAAGCGCAAGCGGAATTCTCCTTGGCGACGAGGAGGCGGACGACGGGAAATTTTACGATTCTTTGATAATCAAGAGACGATGGATTGTTAACTTCTATTTAAGCCATCGGTCAAAACCTTACTATTTCTAGCTTTGTGTTTTTTGAGATGTCCTAATTTTCTTAATGCGCAGTGCGATCGCGTGTCTCGATCTATTAACTAATTAATTAATTAGTTAGTGGATTCGGAAGTATCTGTATTGCTTTCAATGCCGAGTTGACGCAGTTGATATTGTGCATCTTCATAACAGCCGAGGCGACCGAGTTCCAGGCAGAGAGTAGCGGTTTGTTTAAAGTCTGCGATCGCGCGCTCTCTTTTACCCTCTTGTAAATAAGCAATTCCGCGATCGTAGTAAGCGAGAACGTACTGAGAGCTAATTTCCAAAGCAGTGGTATAGTCGGCAATTGCGCCAGCGCGATCGCCCAAACTTTGCCGCACCAAGCCGCGATTGTAGTAAGGATTGGGATCTTGGGGATCGAGTTGAATTGCCGTATTAAAATCCGCGATCGCGCCCTGATAATCTTCCAAGCGCAGCCGTGCCAATCCCCGATTTTCGTAAGCAAAGGTGTGAGTGGGACGAAGATCGATTGCTCTAGTACAATCCGCGATCGCGCCGGGGTGATCTCCCACATTCGAGCGAGACAAACAGCGATTCAAATAAGCTGCCGGGAGATTCTCATTGATCTCCAACGCCTTAGTATAATCCGCAATCGCGCGTCGATCGTCCCCCAAATCCCCATAAACGCTGCCGCGATTCACGTAAACCTCTGCATAGTTCGGTTGTTTGTCGAGAGCTTCATTGTAGTCCGCGATCGCGCCGGCGCGATCGCCGAGATTGAAGCGTAAATTTCCCCGTTGATAATACACCTGGGGCGACCTAGAACCCAATTGCACCGCCCTCGTCAAAGACTCTAAAGCCTCAACCCCATTCCCCTCCTCCTGTTGCAGCAACCCTATTCGATAGTACGATCGCGCATCATTCCCATGAAACTGTAAGGCACGCTGATAGGACTTCAACGCCTGTTTAACATTCCCTCCCTCCTCCTGACTCGTCCCCTGTTTAAAAAAATACTGGCTGAGTCCCCTTTGGGGTAATTTCCCGTACCACAGCACCCCCAATCCACCCACCACAGCTAAACCCACCAGTCCCCAATGCTTCCAGGAAAGGCTTCTTACCGCTTTTGCCTCAGTTTTGGGTTTTGTCCTTTTCCGTTTCTGTTGTACCAACCCAGAAGCCGGAGAACGGGGGATGGGAACAATCTTATTAGAAGGGACTGCCAACGGCTTCCCTCGTTCCAAACGCTGCAAATCCTCAAGAACCTCTCTCACCAATTGATAGCGTTGCTGCGTATTCGAGCAAACCATTTTGTTCAAAATTTTCGCACAAGCAGGACTCACAGAACAACCCCGCTCCCACCCGCCATTTTCAGCTTGATGTCCTTGCATTGAAAGTAAGGTTGACAACTCTGTTGCCGTGTACCCCGTCAGTGCTTGAATCCCGATCGCGCCGAGGGCATAAATATCGCTATTAAATTGAGCCTGTTCGCTATACTGTTCCGGCGGAATATAGAGTCCCGTCCCATTAAACGTTTCTCGCGGGGATTGACCTTGGGAACGCATCGCGCGATCGCTCACCTCCTTAAACAATCCAAACCCCAGAAGAACCAAACAACCATCCGAATGTCGGCGCAGGATATTGGCTGGTTTGATACCGCGATGAATTAGACCGGCATTGTGGATAATGGCAAGGATATCAAGAACCTCCTTCAACAAACTCACCGTGCGATCTTCCGATAAAGGATTTCCCGGAATCAACTCCTCGCTGAAGGGACGACCCTTAACCAACTCTTCCACCAGATAAAAACTATCCCCTTGCTCAAAATATTCAATAATATGCGGAATTTGGGGATTAACAGGCAAACTCTTCAAAGATTCTGCCTTTTTCCTTAAAACTCCCCGCAGCAACTTGAGACTTTTGGGATTCGTACTGGGCAACTTTAACTGCTTGATCGCACATTTAGGGCGGTCGGGAAGTTGAACATCTTCTGCCACATAGGTTTCGCCGAAGATATCCGAACTGAGCATTTTAACCACCCGATAGCGATCGCCCAACAGTTGGTTCATCAAAACTCCTTTGGTCTGAAACCCCGCCCTGTCTTGGTGCGCGTTCCCCAGGCGACACGGACTGGGGAAACCCCAGGCGTTTATACCGGACGCAAGATGAGGAGGTGGCGACATCTGAGGTTTCCTCAGATGCTTGTGACCGCTGTGAAACCTCACCGGGGTCGCACCGCTTACAAGGCGGCTTTACAAATTAGCCCTGTGTTTCTTTTTAGTAATCGAACTTTCCGGGCTGTGAATTGTCCGAGCCTTTTCCAGTTCGCATCTGAGATGGAAACCTGTGTTTTCGTGTCTCCCGATACCCATCCGCGATAGACAATCCCGGCTTTTTCGGCTTCTACAAAATCTCCTTTTCTAAAACCATGTCCTGTTACCGTTCCTCCGTACCTGCGGTGGTTGCCGCCTTTTGCCGGAACCATTAGGTGCAGTTGCCGACGAGAGACAGGCGGACGAGAGACGATCGCGAAGGGTGCATGGGGGGATACTTCTACTTCTCCCTCCCACCAGCCACGAGAGCCTTTAATCTGTCGATACTTGAGAAACCAGCTTGCCGCAAGCGCATCGGTTGCATGGGTTTCTCGAATTTCCTTAGACTTGTCTGCTTTCTCTTTTGGGAGTCTGAGGTACTGGCGAAGGTTGGATGTTTCCCCTCCTTGTTGGGTTAAAACTTTAAGGTTGGTATAGTCCGACGCAAACCGCTCTAACATCCAGTTCTGTCCGACCATCACCGGAGAGAAACCCTTTGAACCCGATGCCTTAACGATCTCGTAGCAAACCGCTTCAACAGGAAACAGTCCAATTAGCTCTTTGAAAACCCTAAGTTCAAACTCTCGATTAGCTCGAATGCTAGGGGGAATTTTCCTCTGCCTGCGGTTGTCGAACCGCACTTGTCGATGCGCTCTTTCCGAGAAGGGAAGTTTACGGTTAATCCGTCTTCCTCTCCGTCCGCGTCGCATCATTTCCCGTTGCTCCATCCGCTTCTTTATCTTGTCAAATGGTAGCTTAAGGTGTCCCATCCATAGCGTTGTCCTTTTGGACTGAACAGCCATGCCTGTGAACTTTTTTCCAGGGTCTATTCCCACCGCAACGGGCTGGACTTCCTCTCCCGTGTTAAACAACAACTCGATAGCGAAGATGCCTAAGTCGTTGGAGTAGACTCGCGCTTTGCCATCGCGCAGCCATCGCCTTGCTCGACTGGGCTTTGTCGGCATTAATGGGGTTCCGTCTTTTGAAATAACGGGTACTCGCTGCATGGTGATAAACCTCGCGCTCAAGTAATTTGTCCCCTCGCGCACCTAACTTAAGATGTCTTGGCTTGCCCAACACTCAAACAAGTGAGTTTAGATATAGTCCGGACTAGGGAAGCATCCGGAAGTCTGTACCAAAGCTAGGCTCACGAGGACGATTCTTCAAGGCGAGGAAACCTCGCCGAATCTCGCCCTCAATGCGCTAGTCAATTCTCAGCAAGACTTGCTTCTTGCAAGCTCCGTGGCTTTAGCCCAGAGTTATTGACGATTTGTTGCACCTCGGTTTCTGAGTGCATTATACTTTCCCAAACGAGAGCAAAACCGCACTCTCCGAAGAATGTATAATCACC
Proteins encoded in this region:
- a CDS encoding tetratricopeptide repeat protein, whose translation is MNQLLGDRYRVVKMLSSDIFGETYVAEDVQLPDRPKCAIKQLKLPSTNPKSLKLLRGVLRKKAESLKSLPVNPQIPHIIEYFEQGDSFYLVEELVKGRPFSEELIPGNPLSEDRTVSLLKEVLDILAIIHNAGLIHRGIKPANILRRHSDGCLVLLGFGLFKEVSDRAMRSQGQSPRETFNGTGLYIPPEQYSEQAQFNSDIYALGAIGIQALTGYTATELSTLLSMQGHQAENGGWERGCSVSPACAKILNKMVCSNTQQRYQLVREVLEDLQRLERGKPLAVPSNKIVPIPRSPASGLVQQKRKRTKPKTEAKAVRSLSWKHWGLVGLAVVGGLGVLWYGKLPQRGLSQYFFKQGTSQEEGGNVKQALKSYQRALQFHGNDARSYYRIGLLQQEEGNGVEALESLTRAVQLGSRSPQVYYQRGNLRFNLGDRAGAIADYNEALDKQPNYAEVYVNRGSVYGDLGDDRRAIADYTKALEINENLPAAYLNRCLSRSNVGDHPGAIADCTRAIDLRPTHTFAYENRGLARLRLEDYQGAIADFNTAIQLDPQDPNPYYNRGLVRQSLGDRAGAIADYTTALEISSQYVLAYYDRGIAYLQEGKRERAIADFKQTATLCLELGRLGCYEDAQYQLRQLGIESNTDTSESTN
- a CDS encoding RRXRR domain-containing protein encodes the protein MQRVPVISKDGTPLMPTKPSRARRWLRDGKARVYSNDLGIFAIELLFNTGEEVQPVAVGIDPGKKFTGMAVQSKRTTLWMGHLKLPFDKIKKRMEQREMMRRGRRGRRINRKLPFSERAHRQVRFDNRRQRKIPPSIRANREFELRVFKELIGLFPVEAVCYEIVKASGSKGFSPVMVGQNWMLERFASDYTNLKVLTQQGGETSNLRQYLRLPKEKADKSKEIRETHATDALAASWFLKYRQIKGSRGWWEGEVEVSPHAPFAIVSRPPVSRRQLHLMVPAKGGNHRRYGGTVTGHGFRKGDFVEAEKAGIVYRGWVSGDTKTQVSISDANWKRLGQFTARKVRLLKRNTGLICKAAL